A genomic stretch from Flavobacterium sp. KS-LB2 includes:
- a CDS encoding M28 family peptidase, whose product MMPHWTSDEEGSLSEFSTKRALNQVEAISKQPHYVGSKEHEVVANYLVKELNKLGLETSVQEGYTLSDWGNLVQSKNILARIKGTSNSKALLLLSHYDSAPHSYSKGASDAGSGVATILESVRAFLYSKTPHKNDIIILFSDAEELGLNGAALFVTKHHWAKEIGLVLNFEARGSSGPSYMLMETNKGNAGLVKEFAAAKATFPVSNSLMYSIYKMLPNDTDLTVFREQGNIQGYNFAFIDDHFNYHTAQDDINHLNKNTLAHQGTYLMPLLNYFSNADLNTTQASEDYVYFTIPYTFISYPFSWVLPMVVIALALFIFLLFLGRAKRILSFREIGKGFIPFFGSLIITGLITFFGWKGLLAVYPQYNDLLNGFTYNGHAYIAAFVLLALAISLVFYNRFSAKKVTMNHYVAPLFIWIVINGGLAFSLQGAGFLIIPVYFGLFLFAAFIITQKSRKILSLIFSIPALIIIAPFIQMFPIGLGLKVLFGSAILTVLTFTLLLPVFGTFAKKGIWSLVFFVLAIGFFVKAHSESGYEYGKAKSNSLLYVYDADTDKANWVTYDTNLDSWTKSYLGENPKDASILNETPLFSKYNSGFTYAAEAPKKDILKPSIAFLEDRIVGNQRYLRIKISPNRNVNRYDIFANEKMAIHNFKANGVTTLGQKNSLYQRKGKKILSYYVVGNAPLEMQFSVNSSTVFDMELMESSFDLMTNPLFGIAKRENWMMPTPFVLNDAVVIKQKIKPTPVVVANALDTAINPMAKDSLKVVKDSLKVK is encoded by the coding sequence ATGATGCCACATTGGACTTCAGATGAAGAAGGCTCTCTTTCTGAATTTTCGACCAAAAGAGCTTTAAACCAAGTAGAAGCCATTTCAAAACAACCTCATTATGTTGGTTCCAAAGAACATGAAGTGGTTGCTAATTATCTCGTAAAAGAGCTGAACAAGTTAGGACTGGAAACTTCTGTTCAAGAAGGATATACCTTGAGTGATTGGGGAAATTTAGTACAATCAAAAAACATATTGGCTCGAATAAAAGGAACTTCTAATTCTAAAGCGTTGTTATTGCTTTCCCATTATGACAGCGCACCACATTCTTACTCTAAGGGCGCAAGTGACGCAGGTTCCGGCGTAGCGACGATTCTGGAGAGTGTTCGTGCTTTTTTATATTCCAAAACCCCACATAAAAACGATATCATTATTCTGTTTTCAGATGCGGAAGAATTAGGGTTAAATGGCGCAGCATTATTTGTAACCAAACACCATTGGGCAAAAGAAATAGGTTTGGTGCTTAATTTTGAAGCGCGTGGTTCATCCGGACCTAGCTATATGTTGATGGAAACCAACAAGGGAAATGCAGGATTAGTAAAAGAGTTTGCTGCTGCAAAAGCGACTTTTCCCGTTTCAAATTCCTTGATGTACAGCATTTATAAAATGTTACCAAACGATACTGATTTGACTGTTTTCAGAGAACAAGGAAATATTCAAGGGTATAATTTTGCTTTTATTGATGACCATTTTAATTATCATACTGCTCAGGACGACATCAATCATTTGAACAAAAATACATTAGCACATCAAGGCACGTATTTAATGCCATTGCTGAACTATTTCTCAAATGCCGATTTAAATACGACTCAAGCCAGCGAAGATTACGTCTATTTTACCATTCCATATACATTTATAAGTTATCCTTTCAGCTGGGTTTTACCAATGGTGGTAATCGCATTAGCACTATTTATTTTTCTACTTTTTTTAGGACGAGCCAAGCGCATCTTATCTTTCCGCGAAATTGGAAAAGGATTTATTCCGTTTTTTGGTTCCCTGATTATTACTGGATTAATTACTTTTTTTGGATGGAAAGGATTATTAGCCGTTTACCCGCAATACAATGATTTACTCAACGGATTTACATATAACGGACACGCTTACATTGCAGCATTTGTACTTCTGGCTTTGGCGATAAGCCTAGTGTTTTACAACCGTTTTTCTGCCAAGAAAGTGACTATGAATCATTATGTAGCACCATTATTTATTTGGATTGTGATTAATGGAGGGCTAGCTTTCAGTTTACAAGGAGCTGGATTTTTGATTATTCCGGTCTATTTTGGATTATTTTTATTCGCTGCATTTATTATTACCCAAAAATCCCGCAAAATACTAAGTCTTATTTTTAGCATTCCGGCCTTGATAATCATAGCGCCATTCATACAGATGTTTCCTATTGGTTTGGGATTAAAAGTGTTGTTTGGAAGTGCAATTCTTACCGTTTTGACATTCACATTATTGTTGCCTGTTTTTGGGACTTTCGCCAAAAAAGGAATCTGGTCTTTAGTGTTTTTTGTGCTTGCCATTGGCTTTTTTGTGAAAGCGCATTCTGAATCTGGTTACGAATATGGAAAAGCCAAATCAAACAGCTTATTGTATGTCTATGATGCAGATACGGACAAAGCCAATTGGGTTACGTATGACACCAATCTTGATTCCTGGACCAAAAGCTATTTAGGTGAAAACCCAAAAGACGCATCCATTTTGAACGAAACACCATTGTTCAGCAAATATAATTCTGGTTTTACGTATGCTGCCGAAGCTCCTAAAAAAGACATTCTAAAACCAAGTATAGCGTTTCTTGAAGACAGAATTGTAGGCAATCAAAGGTATTTGAGAATAAAAATTTCCCCGAATCGAAACGTCAACCGCTATGATATTTTTGCCAATGAAAAAATGGCGATTCATAATTTCAAAGCGAATGGCGTGACCACATTAGGCCAGAAAAATTCACTTTACCAACGTAAAGGGAAGAAAATATTGAGTTATTATGTCGTTGGAAACGCACCTTTGGAAATGCAGTTCAGTGTAAATTCCTCAACGGTTTTTGATATGGAATTGATGGAAAGTTCTTTTGATTTAATGACTAATCCTTTATTTGGAATAGCCAAAAGAGAAAATTGGATGATGCCAACACCTTTTGTTTTGAATGATGCGGTAGTAATCAAACAAAAAATAAAACCAACACCAGTTGTGGTTGCAAATGCTTTGGATACAGCTATCAATCCTATGGCTAAAGATAGTTTGAAAGTTGTGAAAGACAGTTTGAAAGTCAAATAA
- a CDS encoding SDR family oxidoreductase — protein MTKISILGCGWLGFPLAKALLSKGFSVNGSTTSTEKLAVLENAGIQPFLIALSENKTTGNLTDFLENSEILIIDVPPKLRGSGTENFVSKIRNVIPFIEKSSVEKVLFISSTSVYNDDGAFVTEETIPKPDTEGGKQLLETEQLLQSNINFKTTVLRFGGLIGEDRHPIKFLAGRENLDNSDAPINLIHQEDCVGIILKIIENDVWNETFNAVAPSHPSREMYYTQKALDLNLALPKFNHKNPSIGKTILSTKIETVLNYTFTQPNL, from the coding sequence ATGACAAAAATTAGTATTCTGGGTTGTGGCTGGTTGGGTTTTCCTTTGGCGAAAGCTTTACTTTCAAAAGGATTTTCAGTAAACGGTTCGACGACTTCGACAGAGAAATTAGCCGTATTGGAAAATGCAGGAATTCAACCTTTTTTAATTGCGCTTTCAGAAAATAAAACGACTGGGAATCTAACTGATTTTCTGGAGAATTCTGAAATTTTAATCATCGATGTTCCGCCAAAACTTCGCGGTTCAGGAACAGAAAATTTTGTTTCGAAGATTAGAAATGTAATTCCGTTTATAGAAAAATCATCAGTCGAAAAAGTGCTTTTCATCAGTTCAACATCGGTCTATAATGATGATGGTGCTTTTGTTACTGAAGAAACAATCCCGAAACCGGATACTGAAGGCGGCAAACAATTACTGGAAACCGAACAGCTTTTGCAAAGCAATATAAACTTCAAAACAACGGTATTGCGTTTTGGCGGCTTAATTGGCGAAGACCGTCATCCGATAAAATTCCTAGCTGGCCGTGAAAATTTAGACAATTCTGATGCACCGATTAATTTAATTCATCAGGAAGATTGTGTGGGTATTATTCTAAAAATCATTGAAAATGATGTGTGGAATGAAACCTTCAATGCGGTCGCTCCATCTCATCCTTCAAGAGAAATGTATTATACTCAGAAAGCACTAGACTTGAATTTGGCTTTGCCAAAATTTAATCATAAAAATCCATCTATAGGAAAAACAATTTTGAGTACTAAAATAGAAACCGTTTTAAATTATACTTTTACACAACCAAATTTATAA
- a CDS encoding DMT family transporter, translating into MRTKIKNAVSSKVNAIGLPILALCWVSFFWGTTWIASKEGVKHMPALQLAAIRQFIGGLLYISFFLFKKTPWPKGKQWKTIIILSILNFVLSNGLSTWGVKYISSGLGAIIGAIVPLWIVIITFFKGERLARLTVIGLIISFGGVCVIFYDHLSDFMIPDFRFGIILSLIATLTWAFGSLYTKKKAASFNPYFSLGLQMFISSILIFAYNGATGTSVSLSAIPAISWWSIAYLVVFGSVLTFIAFIYALQNLPAEISSIYAYINPIIAVILGAVIFGEVLNAAIAIGGGVTLFGLYLVNYSLRKGRKIV; encoded by the coding sequence GTGAGAACTAAAATTAAAAATGCCGTTTCGTCTAAAGTTAATGCTATTGGATTGCCTATTTTAGCTTTGTGCTGGGTTAGTTTTTTTTGGGGAACTACTTGGATTGCTTCAAAAGAGGGCGTAAAACACATGCCAGCTTTACAGCTCGCTGCCATTAGACAATTCATTGGCGGATTGCTATATATTTCTTTTTTCCTATTCAAAAAAACACCTTGGCCAAAAGGAAAACAATGGAAAACCATTATTATTTTAAGCATCCTTAATTTTGTTTTGAGTAACGGATTAAGCACTTGGGGAGTGAAATACATCAGTAGCGGACTTGGAGCAATCATTGGCGCTATTGTTCCTTTATGGATTGTAATTATTACTTTTTTTAAGGGAGAACGATTGGCTCGATTAACGGTTATTGGTTTAATTATTAGTTTTGGTGGCGTTTGCGTTATCTTTTATGATCATTTGAGTGATTTTATGATTCCTGATTTTAGATTTGGGATTATATTGTCATTAATAGCTACGTTAACTTGGGCATTTGGCTCGTTATATACAAAGAAAAAAGCAGCTAGTTTTAATCCTTATTTTAGTTTGGGACTGCAAATGTTTATATCCAGTATTTTAATTTTTGCGTACAATGGAGCAACGGGAACTTCTGTTAGTTTGAGTGCTATTCCAGCTATTTCGTGGTGGTCTATTGCTTATTTAGTTGTTTTTGGTTCTGTACTTACTTTCATTGCCTTTATCTATGCGCTTCAAAATCTTCCTGCTGAAATAAGCAGTATTTATGCCTATATCAACCCAATTATAGCCGTGATTCTAGGTGCTGTGATTTTTGGTGAAGTCCTCAATGCTGCCATTGCAATAGGCGGTGGCGTTACATTGTTTGGATTGTATCTGGTGAATTATTCGTTGAGGAAAGGCCGGAAAATAGTATAG